One window from the genome of Neospora caninum Liverpool complete genome, chromosome VI encodes:
- a CDS encoding putative 26S proteasome non-ATPase regulatory subunit: MGPAPEQKGAGTPSAPPATNGEAGKTAEPLKEAETVTAEMAVAQETIPVCEVAQLIHELRLPEETGLHANTKERLLELIKKNDMLPLYQQVCEEFRWPVDQTLAQSMEMKHKEELEAIDARLEEAKEKYGDVEVRDALLSRANFYCRIGDLKQAVKAYDVAYQKTVGTGGKIDITLTLIRLGFIFSDQELVKKYLARAEEELEKGGDWERRNKMKVYKGLHLVTCRQFKEAAQLFLGVLATFPTCSLFSFEKFIFYAVLLALLTEDRRALREQLLTAPPVLEGADEELKNFLRGFFYGRYREFIRVKCDLYLGRHYLYFIRAIRLRAYAQFLEPYKSVTIDNMATAFGVSPSFIEAEVSSFISSGKLSCRIDRVNAVIESNRPDERSRSYLRILKQGDLLLNRIQKLSRVIAM, translated from the exons ATGGGGCCAGCACCCGAGCAGAAAGGCGCCGGGACGCCTTCAGCGCCACCCGCGACAAATGGAGAAGCTGGAAAGACAGCCGAACCTCtcaaggaagcagagac AGTCACAGCCGAGATGGCGGTCGCTCAGGAAACAATTCCCGTCTGCGAGGTTGCCCAGCTGAT CCATGAGTTGCGTCTCCCGGAGGAAACTGGACTTCACGCAAACACCAAGGAGCGCCTCCTTGAGCTCATAAAGAAGAATG ACATGCTCCCTCTGTACCAGCAAGTCTGCGAGGAGTTCCGCTGGCCTGTGGATCAAACCCTTGCTCAG TCGATGGAAATGAAGCACAAGGAAGAACTGGAGGCGATCGATGCACGtctcgaggaggcgaaggagaagtACGGAGACGTGGAAGTCCGAGATGCTCTTCTGAGCCGCGCGAATTTCTACTGCCGCATCGGAGACCTC aAGCAAGCAGTGAAGGCGTACGACGTGGCGTATCAGAAGACCGTCGGGACCGGTGGAAAGATCGACATCACCCTCACCCTCATTCGTCTCGGTTTCATTTTCTCCGACCAGGAGCTCGTCAAAAAGTACCTCGCTCGCGCTGAAGA AGAACTGGAAAAGGGAGGCGActgggaaaggagaaacaaaatGAAAGTCTACAAGGGCTTACACCTCGTCACCTGCCGCCAGTTCAAAGAAG CGGCGCAACTGTTCCTCGGTGTGCTGGCCACCTTCCCGACGtgttcgcttttctcttttgaaAAGTTCATCTTTtacgccgttcttctcgccctcctcacggaagacaggcgcgcgcTGCGGGAACAGCTCCTCACTGCACCACCCGTTCTTGAAGGCGCCGACGAGGAGCTGAAGAACTTTttgcgcggcttcttctACGGCCGATACCGCGAATTcat ACGCGTGAAATGCGACTTGTACTTGGGTCGGCACTACCTCTACTTTATCCGTGCAATTCGCCTGCGGGCGTACGCGCAGTTTCTCGAGCCGTACAAATCTGTGACGATCGACAACATGGCGACTGCattcggtgtctctccttcgttcaTCGAGGC AGAAGTCAGCAGCTTCATCTCCTCTGGAAAGCTGAGCTGTCGCATTGACCGCGTCAATGCGGTTATCGAATCGAACCGTCCggacgagagaagccgctCGTACTTGAGGATCCTGAAACAG